A window of the Enoplosus armatus isolate fEnoArm2 chromosome 5, fEnoArm2.hap1, whole genome shotgun sequence genome harbors these coding sequences:
- the cep126 gene encoding centrosomal protein of 126 kDa, giving the protein MQVLQDNFFYHSNSRLGAGGRLEDERQLLVEEQKLCRVRARKFSLETNRRRKALDERRKQWDAQEQRMRENILQQRRQRVQNATERFQRAHLPPSQRRRQCFRRNVSNIEDALNQIQGSSYTRQSSFLSSNSNVSRSCTSSPKPPTVSKSSHRQALSAVEAYTKLLQEQSMNCFKNSQQTETKTQEKQQEHSPQDSYLSDCCNSESLSSKDSLENEDHSTKNLQCSYSSFLLDSEKPHPDLRKQNVLCPTSDLTSLSAMMFGGDNLPQSKKLHEPKQNKQEDSEGPNNKMHLPSKASWGCTSVEQTCKTETQPALHNCNRLTLCEIISADPEHFEVNSPQNSPNDNIIVTNRVAPGNRALQSSCPKQEAQLDLRQQRVHDDRQLKHPSATEILLPAKNGNSKDILFGAPPKPNIFLNNITTDNASQEGTLQQTGKENHYLSSQKEPSASINNLNKVSNSEPKTEKPINTASMQHACLSNIQSDTYKCLKCPEEEVQKLSVSVGTSPSVCEVRFIKGILKKQSKYMPGETACVYGSAHLIFAKQVALAIRDSVELSRAKTKDAEGNNTVKKKLRWFDEVHVEKEDKEQNKMKQMKGKSSNTSQSNNNSEDHQLSLTTVSGASKSGPSMTPPASTGYHFTKQAWADVGVQVSLHQERADEVKVPWSSTRTGGPKVPWRERSARAGAGPVSSRTRKGTVIRPQSATEVSQIAKAQGKIMVPRPPPRMEAVEEKMSYITKTPYGMDHASVNCKQALAVEALHKDNSEGVFSPYTHHVIRTDSSVMYTPLPPSYSCLSEGNMKGTPSSGHQETQGCSRRRGMVYNEKGLCLDCTPTDQEISQLWHGVRSALATKDAKTKVRRPALESGRVVRKSCVEQSRQPPGSGNRRFPQPSQPTKKITEPVRMFSSTQDKAFPDEGLESMAQLHLAEVHTEGRLEERDIVAAMETAQTQRPGTVQQRSQQQGLTTLSLEEQKILLSLDRLNHQLYCVREHVGGYAGTRGLVLIDAPSTREVKVTNHHTVKSHRASSANSCSRYHKKF; this is encoded by the exons GGCTCTGGACGAAAGACGGAAGCAGTGGGACGCGCAGGAGCAGCGGATGAGAGAGAACATCCTACAGCAACGCAGACAGCGAGTACAGAATGCAACTGAGCGCTTCCAAAGGGCCCATCTGCCTCCTTCTCAGAGACGCAGACAAT GTTTTAGAAGAAATGTCTCAAACATTGAAGATGCACTCAATCAAATTCAAGGCAGTTCATACACCCGACAGTCCTCTTTCTTGTCCAGCAACTCTAACGTTAGCAG AAGCTGCACTTCCTCCCCTAAGCCTCCCACAGTTTCTAAATCCTCCCACCGCCAAGCACTCTCTGCTGTGGAGGCCTACACTAAACTGCTTCAGGAGCAGAGCATGAATTGCTTCAAGAACAgtcaacaaactgaaacaaagacacaagaGAAGCAACAAGAACACAGTCCACAG GACAGCTACCTGTCTGATTGCTGTAATTCTGAAAGCCTTTCAAGTAAGGACAGTTTGGAGAATGAGGACCACAGCACAAAGAATCTACAGTGTTCCTATTCATCATTCTTGCTTGACTCAGAGAAGCCCCATCCAGACCtgagaaagcaaaatgttttgtgtccGACATCAGACCTAACTTCTCTCTCAGCGATGATGTTTGGTGGAGATAACTTACCCCAATCAAAAAAACTGCATGAACCTAAACAGAATAAACAAGAGGACTCTGAAGGGCCTAACAATAAGATGCACCTTCCTTCAAAAGCTTCTTGGGGTTGCACATCTGTTGAGCAAACGTGTAAAACAGAGACCCAGCCTGCTCTGCACAACTGCAACCGATTAACTCTTTGTGAAATTATTAGCGCAGACCCAGAGCACTTTGAGGTAAACTCCCCACAAAACAGTCCCAATGACAACATTATTGTTACAAATAGAGTTGCTCCCGGCAATAGAGCACTTCAGTCTTCATGTCCTAAACAAGAGGCTCAGTTGGATCTCAGGCAGCAGAGGGTCCATGATGACAGACAATTAAAACATCCATCAGCTACAGAAATTCTTTTGCCTGCCAAAAATGGCAACAGCAAAGACATTTTGTTTGGGGCTCCTCCAAAGCCAAATATTTTCTTGAACAATATCACAACAGATAATGCCTCGCAAGAAGGAACTCTTCagcaaacaggaaaagaaaaccaCTATCTGTCATCCCAGAAAGAGCCTAGTGCTTCCATAAACAACCTCAATAAGGTTTCAAACTCAGAGCCCAAAACTGAGAAGCCCATTAATACAGCATCGATGCAGCATGCATGCTTGTCTAACATTCAATCAGACACTTACAAGTGCCTTAAGTGTCCTGAAGAGGAAGTACAAAAATTGTCCGTTTCAGTGGGGACATCTCCTTCAGTATGTGAAGTCCGATTCATTAAAGGAATCCTTAAAAAGCAGTCCAAATATATGCCAGGAgaaactgcatgtgtgtatggcTCAGCCCATTTGATTTTTGCAAAACAAGTAGCTTTAGCGATCAGAGATAGTGTTGAATTGAGTAGAGCAAAAACTAAGGATGCAGAGGGCAACAACACCGTCAAAAAGAAGCTGCGCTGGTTTGATGAGGTACATGTggaaaaagaggacaaagaacaaaacaagatgaaacagaTGAAAGGCAAATCTTCCAATACTTCTCAGTCAAATAACAACTCAGAGGACCACCAGCTAAGTCTTACTACAGTCTCAGGGGCTTCCAAGTCTGGACCCAGCATGACCCCTCCAGCCTCCACTGGTTATCACTTTACAAAGCAAGCGTGGGCAGATGTTGGGGTTCAAGTCAGCTTGCACCAGGAACGAGCAGACGAGGTCAAGGTGCCGTGGAGCAGCACCAGGACCGGTGGCCCCAAGGTCCCTTGGAGAGAGCGCTCTGCCAGAGCTGGAGCGGGTCCTGTTTCCTCGCGGACTAGAAAGGGCACTGTCATACGACCTCAATCTGCCACCGAGGTGAGTCAGATTGCCAAAGCCCAAGGGAAGATCATGGTGCCCCGCCCACCTCCTAGGATGGAAGCGGTGGAAGAAAAGATGTCGTACATCACTAAGACTCCATATGGCATGGATCATGCAAGTGTCAACTGTAAACAAGCTCTGGCTGTAGAGGCCCTGCACAAGGACAACTCTGAAGGTGTTTTCTCACCTTACACACATCATGTAATCAGAACAGATAGCTCTGTTATGTACACACCGCTGCCACCCTCGTATAGCTGCCTGTCAGAGGGCAACATGAAGGGCACGCCCAGCTCAGGTCATCAGGAAACTCAAGGCTGCAGTAGAAGAAGAGGGATGGTGTACAATGAAAAAGGCCTATGTTTAGATTGCACTCCCACAGACCAGGAGATCTCACAGCTCTGGCACGGTGTCCGCAGTGCCTTAGCCACCAAGGATG caaAAACCAAGGTTAGAAGACCGGCCCTGGAGAGTGGGCGAGTTGTGAGGAAGTCCTGCGtggagcagagcagacagcCTCCTGGCTCAGGGAACAGAAGGTTTCCTCAGCCCTCTCAG cCAACAAAAAAGATCACAGAGCCAGTCAGGATGTTTTCCAGTACTCAGGACAAGGCCTTTCCAGATGAAG GTTTGGAGAGTATGGCACAGTTACACCTGGCTGAAGTACACACTGAAGGCCGACTGGAAGAGAGGGATATTGTGGCTGCCATGGAAACAGCCCAAACACAGAGGCCTGGAACGGTGCAGCAGCGCAGCCAACAGCAGGGACTCACCACCCTCTCCTTGGAAGAGCAGaaaatcctcctctctctggacAGACTCAACCACCAGCTGTACT GTGTACGGGAACATGTGGGGGGTTATGCTGGCACGCGTGGCCTCGTACTTATTGATGCACCCTCG ACAAGAGAAGTGAAAGTCACGAACCATCACACCGTGAAAAGTCACCGTGCATCCTCAGCTAACAGCTGCTCTCGATACCACAAGAAATTCTGA